The genomic interval CGCCACGGCCAACGTCATCGCCAGGATGGCGAACGGGCTGGCAGACGACGCCCTTACCTGCACCATCCTGGCGACGCGGGCGCCGGTGGTGGTGGCCCCGGCCATGGACGCTTACATGTACGACAACCCGGCCACACAGGAGAACATCAAACGGCTCCGGGAGCGCGGCGTGACCATCGTCGGCCCCGCGCACGGCCACCTGGCCTCCGGCCTCACGGGCATAGGCCGGATGGCCCCCGTAGAGGAGATCATGGGCGTGGCGAGCATGGTCCAGGGACGGGCGAAGGGGGACCTGGCGGGGCGGCGCATCGTGGTCACGGCGGGCGGGACGCAGGAGCCTATTGACCCCGTCCGCTTCGTGGGCAACCGCTCATCGGGCAAGATGGGATTCGCCATCGCGGAGGCCGCCCGGGACCGGGGCGCGCGCGTGACCCTCATCACCGCGCCCACGTACTTGCCCGACCCTCCGGGCATCGAAACGATGCGCGTGCAGAGCGCGCGGGAGATGCAGGCCGCCGTTCAGAAGGCCATGGCCGACGCGGACGCGCTGACCATGGCCGCGGCAGTGGCGGACTACCGTCCGACGCGGACGGCGTCTCAGAAAATCAAGAAGACGCAGGATACGCTGACCGTGGACCTGGTCAAGAACCCGGACATCTTGGCGGAGATACGGGGCGACTTCGTCCGCGTGGGGTTCGCGGCGGAGAGCCAGGACGTGATCGCCAACGCTCAGGCCAAGCTGCGGAGCAAGGGCCTGGACATAATTGTGGCGAACGACGTCAGCGCGCGGGACAGCGGCTTCTCCGTGGACACCAACCGGGTCACTCTGTTGGACAAGTCGGGCCAGACGGAGCACCTGCCTCTGCTGCTGAAAATCGAGGTCGCCCACCGCATCCTGGACCGCGTCGCGCAGCTCTTGCGGGAGCGCGGCAAG from Dehalococcoidia bacterium carries:
- the coaBC gene encoding bifunctional phosphopantothenoylcysteine decarboxylase/phosphopantothenate--cysteine ligase CoaBC, whose protein sequence is MLAAQRIVLGVTGSVACYKAVDLASKLTQAGAVVDVILTRAAQEFVRPLAFRGITHQPVVTDLFDSGSELAVEHVALAERANIVIVAPATANVIARMANGLADDALTCTILATRAPVVVAPAMDAYMYDNPATQENIKRLRERGVTIVGPAHGHLASGLTGIGRMAPVEEIMGVASMVQGRAKGDLAGRRIVVTAGGTQEPIDPVRFVGNRSSGKMGFAIAEAARDRGARVTLITAPTYLPDPPGIETMRVQSAREMQAAVQKAMADADALTMAAAVADYRPTRTASQKIKKTQDTLTVDLVKNPDILAEIRGDFVRVGFAAESQDVIANAQAKLRSKGLDIIVANDVSARDSGFSVDTNRVTLLDKSGQTEHLPLLLKIEVAHRILDRVAQLLRERGKKPART